A section of the Primulina eburnea isolate SZY01 chromosome 1, ASM2296580v1, whole genome shotgun sequence genome encodes:
- the LOC140805856 gene encoding uncharacterized protein → MMRTAQSRQKSYADQRRRDLEFVVGDHVFEKGAPMKGVMRFGKKGKLRPRFIGPFEILERVGTLAYRVALQPNLAVVHNVLQVSMLRKDMSNHLHVLNYEPLQLTPHLSFEEKTTKILDRQEKRLQNKARAGGAKATLDLGQTGGSEPWSGNARTLLVSS, encoded by the exons ATGATGAGGACTGCacagagccgtcagaagagttatgctgatcagAGGCGGCGAGATCTTGAGTTCGTAGTAGGGGATCATGTGTTCGAGAAGGGCGCaccgatgaagggtgtgatgaggttcgggaagaaaggCAAGCTCAGGcctagattcatcggaccatttgagatcctagaGAGAGTGGGGACACTCGCATACAGAGTTGCTTTACAGCCGAATCTGGCGGTAGTTCATAACGTGCTCCAAGTCTCCATGTTGCGTAAGGACATGTCGAATCATTTGCATGTGCTTAACTACGAGCCACTTCAGCTGACACCGCATCTGTCATTCGAGGAGAAAACCACCAAGATACTGGACAGGCAGGAGAAGAGACTCCAGAACAAG GCTAGGGCTGGTGGTGCAAAGGCGACTCTAGATCTTGGACAGACTGGTGGGTCTGAACCATGGTCTGGAAATGCACGAACGTTGCTGGTCTCGTCCTAG